A genomic window from Pseudomonas argentinensis includes:
- a CDS encoding molybdopterin-synthase adenylyltransferase MoeB codes for MNEHLSDEELLRYSRQILLSQIDVAGQLRLKGSRVLIVGLGGLGSPVALYLAAAGVGELHLADFDRVDLSNLQRQIAHDCASIGQSKVDSALTRLAALNPAITLRAQRQALDADSLAAAVAAVDLVLDCSDNFTTREAVNAACVAARRPLVSGAAIRLEGQLSVFDPRREDSPCYHCLYGHGSEAELTCSEAGVAGPLVGLVGSLQALEALKLLAGFGEPLVGRLLLIDAFGSRFRELRVKRDPGCAVCGNPAHG; via the coding sequence ATGAATGAACACCTGAGCGACGAGGAACTGCTGCGCTACAGCCGGCAGATTCTGCTTTCGCAGATCGATGTCGCAGGCCAGTTGCGCCTGAAAGGCAGCCGCGTGCTGATCGTCGGCCTTGGCGGTCTCGGCTCGCCCGTGGCCCTGTACCTGGCCGCCGCCGGTGTGGGCGAGCTGCACCTGGCGGATTTCGACCGCGTCGACTTGAGCAACCTGCAGCGGCAGATCGCCCACGACTGCGCGAGCATCGGCCAGAGCAAGGTCGACTCGGCGCTGACGCGGCTGGCGGCGCTCAACCCCGCAATCACCCTGCGTGCCCAGCGCCAGGCGCTGGATGCCGACTCCCTGGCTGCCGCCGTGGCGGCGGTCGATCTGGTGCTCGACTGCTCCGACAACTTCACCACCCGCGAAGCCGTAAACGCTGCCTGCGTGGCGGCGCGCCGGCCACTGGTCAGTGGCGCGGCGATCCGCCTGGAGGGCCAGCTGTCGGTGTTCGACCCGCGCCGTGAGGACAGCCCCTGTTACCACTGCCTGTATGGCCATGGCAGCGAGGCCGAGCTGACCTGCAGCGAAGCGGGCGTGGCCGGGCCGCTGGTCGGCCTGGTCGGCAGCCTGCAGGCGCTGGAGGCGTTGAAACTGCTCGCCGGCTTTGGCGAACCACTGGTCGGCCGGCTGCTGCTGATCGATGCCTTCGGTTCGCGGTTCCGTGAACTGCGGGTCAAGCGCGACCCGGGTTGTGCCGTGTGCGGAAACCCCGCCCATGGCTGA
- the prfA gene encoding peptide chain release factor 1 gives MKASLINKLDLLHDRFEEVTALLGDAEVITNQSQFRAYSKEYAEIEPVIMAFREFRKVQADLEGALALLKDSDPDLREMAEEEVDTARARLAELEDSLQRMLLPKDPNDGRNVFLEVRAGTGGDEAAIFAGDLFRMYSRYAEKQGWRVEVLSANEGEHGGFKEVIARVEGDNVFGKLKFESGAHRVQRVPETESQGRIHTSACTVAVLPEPDEQMAIEINPADLRVDTYRSSGAGGQHVNTTDSAIRITHIPTGTVVECQEERSQHKNRAKAMAWLAAKLKDQQDAAAHKEISDTRKLLVGSGDRSERIRTYNFPQGRVTDHRINLTLYSLNEVIAGGVDAVIEPLLAEYQADQLAALSD, from the coding sequence ATGAAAGCTTCGCTGATCAATAAACTCGACCTGCTGCACGACCGTTTCGAAGAGGTCACGGCGCTGCTTGGCGACGCCGAGGTGATCACCAACCAGAGTCAGTTCCGCGCCTATTCCAAGGAATACGCCGAGATCGAGCCGGTGATCATGGCGTTTCGCGAATTCCGCAAGGTCCAGGCCGACCTCGAGGGCGCCCTGGCGCTGCTCAAGGACAGCGACCCGGACCTGCGCGAGATGGCCGAGGAAGAAGTCGACACCGCCCGCGCGCGCCTGGCCGAGCTGGAGGACAGCCTGCAGCGCATGCTGCTGCCCAAGGACCCCAACGACGGCCGTAACGTGTTTCTCGAAGTGCGCGCCGGTACCGGCGGTGACGAGGCGGCGATCTTCGCCGGCGACCTGTTCCGCATGTATTCGCGTTATGCCGAGAAGCAGGGCTGGCGCGTCGAGGTGCTGTCGGCCAACGAAGGCGAGCACGGCGGCTTCAAGGAAGTGATCGCCCGGGTCGAGGGCGACAACGTGTTCGGCAAGCTCAAGTTCGAGTCCGGCGCGCACCGCGTGCAGCGCGTGCCGGAGACCGAATCCCAGGGGCGCATCCATACTTCGGCCTGCACCGTCGCGGTGTTGCCCGAGCCGGACGAGCAGATGGCCATCGAGATCAACCCGGCGGACCTGCGCGTCGACACCTACCGCAGCTCCGGGGCTGGTGGTCAGCACGTCAACACCACCGACTCGGCGATCCGCATCACCCATATCCCCACCGGCACCGTGGTCGAGTGCCAGGAAGAGCGCTCCCAGCACAAGAACCGCGCCAAGGCCATGGCCTGGCTGGCGGCCAAGCTCAAGGACCAGCAGGATGCCGCCGCCCACAAGGAAATCTCCGACACGCGCAAGCTGCTGGTCGGCTCCGGTGATCGCTCCGAACGCATTCGCACCTACAACTTCCCGCAAGGGCGGGTGACCGATCACCGCATCAACCTGACCCTGTATTCGCTGAACGAAGTGATCGCCGGCGGCGTAGACGCCGTGATCGAACCGCTGCTCGCCGAATACCAGGCCGATCAGCTGGCGGCGTTGAGCGACTGA
- the prmC gene encoding peptide chain release factor N(5)-glutamine methyltransferase: MATIESLLNSIELPDSPSPRLDAELLLAHALGKPRSYLRTWSDREVEPVAAEAFALSLARRRQGEPVAYILGRQGFWSLDLDVAHHTLIPRPDTELLVETSLALLPGGPARVLDLGTGSGAIALALASERPAWQLTGVDRVQEAVALAEGNRARLGLANAAFRSSHWFAALAGERYGLIVSNPPYIASDDHHLGEGDVRFEPSSALVSGNDGLDDIRVIIEQAPAHLAAPGWLLLEHGFDQAGAVRELLSQRGFVEVHSRRDLADHERISLGRWPHE; the protein is encoded by the coding sequence ATGGCCACTATCGAATCCCTGCTCAACAGCATCGAGCTGCCCGACTCGCCCAGCCCGCGCCTGGACGCCGAGCTGCTGCTGGCCCATGCCCTGGGCAAGCCGCGCAGTTACCTGCGTACCTGGTCGGATCGCGAAGTCGAGCCTGTCGCCGCCGAGGCTTTTGCCCTCAGCCTGGCGCGCCGTCGGCAGGGTGAGCCGGTGGCCTATATTCTGGGTCGCCAGGGCTTCTGGAGCCTGGACCTGGACGTCGCGCACCATACCCTGATCCCGCGCCCGGACACCGAGCTGCTGGTGGAAACCTCCCTGGCGCTGCTGCCCGGCGGCCCGGCGCGGGTGCTCGACCTGGGTACCGGCAGCGGCGCCATCGCCCTGGCGCTGGCCAGCGAACGGCCCGCCTGGCAGCTCACCGGCGTCGATCGGGTGCAGGAAGCCGTGGCCCTGGCCGAAGGCAATCGTGCGCGGCTGGGCCTGGCCAATGCCGCGTTCCGCTCGAGCCACTGGTTCGCGGCGCTGGCGGGCGAGCGCTACGGGTTGATCGTCAGCAACCCACCCTATATCGCCAGCGACGACCATCACCTGGGCGAGGGCGATGTGCGCTTCGAGCCGAGCAGCGCGCTGGTGTCGGGCAACGATGGGCTGGACGACATCCGCGTGATCATCGAGCAGGCGCCGGCGCACCTGGCGGCGCCCGGCTGGCTGTTGCTCGAACACGGCTTCGACCAGGCCGGGGCGGTGCGCGAGTTGTTGAGCCAGCGCGGCTTCGTCGAGGTTCACAGCCGCCGTGATCTCGCCGATCATGAGCGCATCAGCCTGGGGCGGTGGCCACATGAATGA